The following coding sequences lie in one Monomorium pharaonis isolate MP-MQ-018 chromosome 1, ASM1337386v2, whole genome shotgun sequence genomic window:
- the LOC105835938 gene encoding X-box-binding protein 1, producing the protein MSSVKSVIITLPKGVPKAVPRNEPSRSALSKLNFTTSILVDKVKMEGRKVDQQQQQQQQQEEMHDGGVDVAALLEPVVRGKKRRLDHLSWEEKLQRKKLKNRVAAQTSRDRKKARLDELEETVRMQKERNELLTQDCTMLRSQNDLLKSQNEWLLNENKRLRDERDAVRNTLTDQQQQPICSACRARVDGAVPSLGSAVSPNNPLPQGGTAQSASRPTRTPEVTVLLNFLTYFLLTNCLALSKVTTPSDSKSWRRASYEKLAQRLRQTLIDQMNKCPSTKLPLKNLTVQKHWWGRHQKMWKPIEPVEA; encoded by the exons ATGAGCTCCGTGAAGAGTGTCATCATCACCCTGCCTAAGGGAGTGCCGAAGGCGGTCCCGCGGAACGAGCCGTCGCGCAGCGCATTGTCCAAATTGAATTTCACGACGTCGATCCTGGTAGACAAAGTGAAGATGGAGGGCAGGAAGGTCGatcagcagcagcaacagcaacagcaacaggaGGAGATGCACGACGGCGGCGTCGACGTCGCGGCGCTCCTCGAGCCTGTGGTGCGCGGGAAGAAACGTCGCCTGGATCATCTGTCGTGGGAGGAGAAGCTACAGAGAAA GAAACTGAAGAATCGAGTGGCCGCCCAGACCTCGCGGGACCGCAAGAAGGCCAGATTAGACGAACTCGAGGAGACGGTGAGGATGCAAAAGGAAAGGAACGAGTTACTCACACAGGATTGTACGATGCTGAGGTCACAGAATGACCTACTGAAGTCACAGAACGAATGGCTGCTAAACGAGAACAAGAGGCTCAGGGACGAGAGGGACGCAGTGAGGAACACGCTCACGGATCAGCAACAGCAACCGATCTGCTCCGCCTGTCGAGCCCGTGTCGACGGTGCTGTACCTTCGCTGGGATCTGCAGTATCCCCCAATAACCCTCTGCCGCAGGGTGGGACAGCACAGTCGGCATCGCGCCCGACGCGGACGCCCGAAGTAACCGTACTGCTGAACTTTCTGACCTACTTCCTCTTGACGAACTGTTTAGCGCTTTCCAAAGTGACGACGCCGAGCGACTCGAAGAGCTGGCGGAGAGCCTCCTACGAGAAGTTGGCACAGAGATTGAGGCAAACCCTCATAGATCAAATGAACAA GTGTCCGTCAACGAAGCTCCCGTTAAAAAATCTGACCGTCCAGAAACATTGGTGGGGCAGACATCAGAAAATGTGGAAACCAATAGAACCGGTGGAAGCGTAG